From Acipenser ruthenus chromosome 2, fAciRut3.2 maternal haplotype, whole genome shotgun sequence, a single genomic window includes:
- the LOC117974060 gene encoding acyl-coenzyme A thioesterase MBLAC2-like → MSAAEWYAHKSLGDGVFWIQERFYESGNRANIWLVRGSHQDVVIDTGLGLRSLPEYLQAKGLLGDASESGRKNPLLAVGTHVHFDHSGGLHQFRQVAVHGAEADALANGDNFETVTWLYDSEIVRAPTPGWRASQYRVQAVKPTHILQEGDVINLGDKQLTVMHMPGHSRGSICLHDKEHKMLFSGDVAYDGSMIDWLPYSRISDYVNTCERLLELVDGGLVERVLPGHFNTFGAERLFRIASNYISNAGACHRFSSCALKSVANLALRASNSRSAS, encoded by the exons ATGTCTGCAGCTGAATGGTACGCACATAAATCCCTCGGAGACGGGGTGTTCTGGATACAGGAGAGGTTTTATGAGTCTGGAAACCGAGCCAACATCTGGCTCGTCCGCGGGTCGCACCAGGACGTGGTGATCGACACCGGGTTGGGTCTGAGGAGTCTACCGGAGTACCTGCAAGCAAAGGGGCTGCTTGGAGACGCGTCAGAGTCCGGCCGCAAGAACCCCCTGTTAGCGGTCGGCACCCATGTCCATTTTGACCACTCGGGCGGCTTGCATCAGTTTCGGCAAGTGGCGGTGCACGGGGCGGAGGCAGACGCTTTGGCAAACGGGGATAATTTCGAGACGGTGACTTGGCTCTATGACAGCGAGATTGTGAGGGCTCCGACCCCCGGATGGAGGGCCAGTCAGTACCGAGTACAAGCGGTAAAACCAACGCATATACTGCAGGAAG GTGATGTAATTAACCTTGGAGATAAACAGTTGACTGTAATGCACATGCCTGGCCACTCCAGAGGAAGCATCTGCCTTCATGACAAAGAGCACAAGATGCTTTTCAGTGGGGATGTTGCCTACGATGGGTCAATGATCGACTGGCTCCCTTACAGCAGGATCAGTGACTATGTCAACACCTGCGAACGCCTGCTTGAACTCGTTGATGGAGGGCTTGTGGAAAGGGTGTTGCCGGGCCATTTTAACACATTTGGGGCGGAAAGGCTGTTCAGAATAGCCTCCAATTACATTTCGAATGCTGGCGCTTGCCATAGGTTTTCCTCGTGTGCCTTGAAGTCGGTTGCAAATCTAGCTCTCCGTGCGTCAAATTCCAGAAGCGCATCTTGA
- the LOC117403789 gene encoding DNA-directed RNA polymerase III subunit RPC7-like → MASTWTPDWRRLPRELMPIRKKKKISNVKTKPKIAPSKEKVDIVSKLEELEKKDEEGKSDGEGEEKKKPEEEEEEEEAAEEEYDEEEFEEENDYIASYFEDGDDFGGGSDDNVDEATY, encoded by the exons ATGGCCAGCACATGGACACCAG ATTGGAGACGACTCCCAAGAGAGCTGATGCccataagaaaaaagaaaaagatatccA atgttaaaacaaaaccaaaaattgCACCAAGTAAAGAAAAAGTGGACATTGTTAGTAAATTGGAG GAGCTGGAAAAGAAGGATGAAGAAGGGAAGTCTGATGGTGAAGGAGAAGAGAAGAAGAaaccagaagaggaggaggaggaggaagaagcaGCAGAGGAGGAGTATGATGAGGAGGAGTTTGAGGAG GAAAATGACTACATTGCTTCATACTTTGAAGATGGGGATGACTTTGGCGGGGGCAGTGATGACAACGTTGATGAAGCAACTTACTAa
- the LOC117403937 gene encoding lysM and putative peptidoglycan-binding domain-containing protein 3-like, producing the protein MTGKSQQSGYQPATGVQPANGGRAYVFANNLNLENEFSEDDGDCYELRSRGKEKVRRSTSRDRSNDIVYLVRDIKEGDTLNAIALQYFCSVADIKRANNLLNEQDFFALRSLKMPVKKFSVLTETHSPSVLKQLSPADHSTPEAQEAEAALDSSSSTESVGNYLQEVDKDIEQLVKSSDSSRGSLNEVVSSLSPPRQLGEAERRVSVRKDPYYGADWGMRWWMAVTIMLVVGIITPVFYLLYYEVLMKADISHHLTSESLGSVSVIPTQHPELLNVKSGEAVPREVHEHFNLNNPVPSLHRDDT; encoded by the exons ATGACGGGTAAAAGCCAGCAGAGTGGTTACCAACCAGCCACGGGAGTTCAGCCAGCTAATGGAGGACGTGCCTATGTTTTTGCAAACAATCTGAATTTGGAAAATGAGTTTTCTGAAGATGATGGGGATTGCTATGAGCTGCGATCAAGAGGAAAGGAAAAAGTTCGCAGAAGCACATCCAGAGACAGATCAAATGACATTGTGTATTTGGTGAGAGACATTAAGGAGGGAGACACCTTAAATGCCATTGCTCTTCAGTATTTCTGCTCG GTTGCAGATATCAAGAGGGCCAACAACCTTCTTAATGAACAGGACTTTTTTGCCCTGAGgtctttaaaaatgcctgtgaaaAAGTTCAGTGTCTTGACGGAGACCCACAGCCCCTCCGTGCTGAAGCAGCTCTCACCAGCTGATCACAGCACCCCAGAAGCACAGGAAGCCGAAGCCGCCTTGGACTCTTCTTCCTCGACGGAGAGCGTGGGAAACTACCTGCAGGAGGTGGACAAGGACATTGAGCAGCTGGTGAAGTCCAGTGACTCCTCCAGAGGAAGCTTGAACGAGGTGGTCTCCTCCCTTTCACCACCGCGGCAGCTCGGGGAAGCTGAACGCAGAGTATCTGTCCGCAAAGATCCTTACTATGGGGCAGATTGGGGTATGAGGTGGTGGATGGCTGTGACAATCATGCTTGTTGTTGGGATTATTACTCCTGTGTTTTACCTTCTTTACTATGAGGTTTTGATGAAAGCGGACATCAGCCATCATTTGACGTCTGAGTCGCTTGGTTCAGTTTCCGTGATCCCCACACAGCACCCGGAACTGTTAAACGTAAAATCGGGGGAAGCAGTACCTAGGGAGGTTCATGAACATTTCAACCTGAATAATCCTGTTCCTTCTCTGCACAGGGATGACACGTAG